One window of Acidobacteriota bacterium genomic DNA carries:
- a CDS encoding amidase — translation MDHELAYQPLSRLRELIASRELSPVELVEATLERIDHYNSRLGAFITVTHDLALEQAREAEAAVLAGEPLGPLHGIPVPIKDLEGVEGVRFTHGSVPADEVAASDALCVERVKDAGGVIIGKTNTPEFGFSGTTENLIYGPCRNPWNPERTSGGSSGGAGAAVAAGLTAVAQGSDGGGSIRIPSCLNGIYGLKATQGRIPRRHADMNSWNPINNSSVGPMTRTVRDAAILAAALAGPAPDAEYGTIQEEPPDFEAAVGRGVRGLRVGFNLDLGGAVVDPQVAERVVSAVLVFVELGARVEEVTFGPEHNDVMFQDFFDYFAAKGYACLGQFLDDRKSREQLTDYFRETLEHGRSLSAADCYRSLNKIGFYRAETARFFGEYDLLLTPVTSVWAFPIGRPPEVVAGRRLSKPAWRFFPFTFPFNVTENPAASVPCGFSDDGLPIGLQIVGRWGDEETVLAASAAFEEARPWADRRPPEFDD, via the coding sequence ATGGACCATGAACTGGCGTATCAACCCCTCAGTCGGCTCCGGGAACTCATCGCGTCCAGGGAGCTGTCGCCGGTGGAACTGGTGGAGGCCACGCTGGAGAGGATCGACCACTACAACTCCAGGCTGGGGGCCTTCATCACCGTCACCCACGATCTGGCGCTGGAACAGGCGCGGGAAGCGGAGGCTGCGGTCCTGGCGGGCGAGCCTCTGGGACCTCTGCACGGTATTCCCGTGCCCATCAAGGACCTGGAGGGCGTCGAGGGGGTCCGCTTCACCCACGGCTCGGTTCCGGCCGATGAGGTCGCCGCCAGCGACGCCCTCTGCGTGGAGCGGGTGAAGGACGCCGGCGGGGTCATCATCGGCAAGACCAACACCCCCGAGTTCGGCTTCTCCGGCACCACCGAGAATCTGATCTACGGTCCCTGCCGGAATCCCTGGAACCCCGAGAGGACGTCCGGAGGGTCCAGCGGCGGTGCGGGCGCCGCGGTGGCAGCCGGGCTCACCGCGGTGGCGCAAGGCAGCGACGGAGGCGGGAGCATCCGAATCCCCTCTTGCCTGAACGGAATCTACGGCCTCAAGGCCACCCAGGGCCGCATCCCGCGCCGCCACGCGGACATGAATTCCTGGAATCCCATCAACAACTCGTCGGTCGGTCCCATGACCCGGACCGTCCGGGACGCCGCCATTCTCGCAGCCGCCCTGGCCGGACCCGCTCCGGACGCCGAGTACGGGACCATCCAGGAGGAGCCTCCCGACTTCGAGGCGGCGGTGGGCCGGGGAGTTCGCGGTCTGAGAGTCGGGTTCAATCTGGATCTGGGGGGAGCCGTCGTGGACCCCCAAGTCGCGGAGCGTGTCGTGAGCGCGGTGCTGGTGTTCGTCGAGTTGGGCGCCCGGGTGGAGGAGGTCACCTTCGGCCCGGAACACAATGACGTGATGTTCCAGGATTTCTTCGACTACTTCGCGGCCAAGGGCTACGCCTGCCTCGGACAGTTCCTGGACGACCGCAAGTCCCGGGAACAGCTCACCGACTATTTCAGGGAGACTCTGGAGCATGGCCGCAGCCTGTCGGCGGCGGACTGCTACCGCTCTCTCAACAAGATCGGGTTCTATCGGGCCGAGACCGCCCGTTTCTTCGGCGAATATGATCTTCTGCTGACCCCCGTGACCTCGGTGTGGGCGTTTCCCATCGGACGGCCTCCCGAAGTGGTTGCCGGCCGCCGGCTCTCCAAGCCGGCCTGGCGTTTCTTTCCCTTCACCTTTCCGTTCAATGTGACGGAGAATCCGGCGGCCAGCGTCCCCTGCGGGTTTTCCGACGACGGACTGCCCATCGGGCTGCAGATCGTGGGCCGTTGGGGCGACGAGGAGACGGTGCTGGCCGCTTCCGCGGCTTTCGAGGAAGCGCGGCCCTGGGCCGACAGGCGTCCCCCCGAATTCGACGATTGA
- a CDS encoding SDR family NAD(P)-dependent oxidoreductase, with protein sequence MRLQDRVAVVTGGGGGIGSGICLALARDGADVVVSDIDVEAAERCAAKLRELGRGSLVVRADVTLAQDCLGLVEAGRKAFGKIDIMVNNAGLFGRRIGMPFTNQVEEDWDNCYRVNVKGPFLLSKAVAPHMMERRYGKIINISSIAARRDAQILPDYTAAKNAVLSLTRVTAKDLAPYNVNVNAICPGMIWSPFWHRLAPMIGAHPDFDVEDPRQMFEQWVKSATPMQREQTPEDIGHLAAFLASDEARNITGQTICVDGGAAMG encoded by the coding sequence ATGCGATTGCAGGATCGGGTCGCCGTGGTAACCGGAGGCGGAGGCGGCATCGGCTCCGGGATCTGTCTGGCGCTGGCTCGCGACGGGGCCGACGTGGTGGTTTCGGACATCGACGTGGAAGCGGCGGAACGCTGCGCCGCTAAGTTGCGGGAGCTGGGCCGCGGGTCCCTGGTCGTCCGGGCGGACGTCACCCTCGCACAGGATTGCCTCGGCCTGGTGGAAGCCGGACGGAAAGCGTTCGGCAAGATCGACATCATGGTCAACAACGCCGGGCTCTTCGGAAGGCGGATCGGCATGCCCTTCACGAACCAGGTGGAAGAGGATTGGGACAACTGCTACCGGGTCAACGTCAAGGGTCCGTTCCTGCTCTCCAAGGCGGTGGCGCCGCACATGATGGAGCGCCGGTACGGCAAGATCATCAACATTTCTTCCATTGCCGCCCGGCGGGATGCCCAGATCCTCCCAGACTACACTGCCGCCAAGAACGCCGTGCTGAGCCTGACCCGGGTCACGGCCAAGGATCTGGCCCCCTACAACGTCAACGTGAACGCAATTTGCCCGGGCATGATCTGGTCCCCGTTCTGGCACCGGTTGGCTCCCATGATCGGTGCGCACCCCGATTTCGACGTCGAGGATCCCCGCCAGATGTTCGAGCAATGGGTCAAGAGCGCCACTCCCATGCAGCGGGAGCAGACCCCCGAGGACATCGGTCACCTGGCGGCCTTCCTGGCCTCCGACGAGGCCCGCAACATCACGGGTCAGACCATCTGCGTGGACGGCGGCGCGGCCATGGGATAA
- a CDS encoding DUF433 domain-containing protein, protein MDAELIQSDPAVMMGKPVVAGTRVTVELILEKLSAGETVDQILEAHPRLTREGVLAALSFAARALRADVVYPTVG, encoded by the coding sequence ATGGATGCTGAACTCATTCAATCCGATCCCGCAGTCATGATGGGCAAGCCCGTGGTTGCAGGGACACGAGTTACCGTTGAATTGATTCTGGAAAAACTCTCTGCTGGTGAGACCGTGGACCAGATTCTCGAGGCTCATCCCCGCCTGACCAGGGAAGGCGTCCTGGCAGCCTTGAGTTTCGCAGCTCGCGCCCTGCGGGCTGATGTCGTTTATCCGACCGTCGGGTAG
- a CDS encoding DUF5615 family PIN-like protein: MDRLIVDRLRQDGHTVQYVAEMEPGIDDAAVLRRATQHGALLITADKDFGEFVFRMGQIHTGVVLLRLTGLPGETKARIVSAILAERNRELLAAFSVISPGTVRIRPQAGSVH; encoded by the coding sequence GTGGACCGACTCATCGTTGACCGCTTGCGGCAGGATGGCCACACCGTGCAGTACGTTGCAGAGATGGAACCAGGAATTGATGACGCTGCCGTGCTGCGACGAGCTACCCAGCATGGCGCCCTGCTGATTACGGCGGATAAAGACTTCGGCGAATTCGTGTTTCGCATGGGACAGATCCACACCGGTGTAGTGCTCCTTCGCTTGACAGGCTTGCCTGGGGAAACGAAGGCGCGAATCGTATCCGCTATCCTCGCCGAACGAAACCGCGAACTCCTCGCTGCTTTCAGTGTCATTTCCCCGGGGACGGTACGGATTCGTCCGCAGGCGGGAAGCGTTCATTGA
- a CDS encoding DUF2442 domain-containing protein, which yields MRRDIVSAIDRGDYLIEIEFENGRHGTVDFSNYLDRQGVFQRFRDLEFFRSFAINRELGVLTWGDEIDIAPETLYSKATGTALPEWMHTGKETLANPRSPTRGRT from the coding sequence ATGCGACGCGACATCGTTTCAGCTATCGACCGGGGTGACTACCTCATCGAAATCGAGTTCGAGAATGGCCGACATGGAACCGTTGACTTCTCGAATTACCTGGACCGGCAAGGAGTATTTCAACGATTCAGGGACCTTGAGTTCTTCCGGAGCTTCGCCATCAACCGGGAGCTCGGAGTTCTCACGTGGGGCGACGAGATCGACATCGCACCGGAAACCTTGTATTCCAAGGCTACTGGAACCGCTCTTCCGGAATGGATGCATACGGGCAAAGAGACTCTGGCGAACCCACGGTCGCCGACACGCGGGCGAACCTGA
- a CDS encoding HsdR family type I site-specific deoxyribonuclease has protein sequence MLLAVSKNEANYATVGTPPKFWSAWKKDFGERDLADLNEKVNLPLSERQIDRICASRDLGREHVASYGRLERQVTPQDRALYSLCRRERLLELVHGSMVFDAGEKKVARYQQYFCVRKILDRVRRTRRDGSRQGGIVWHTQGSGKSLTMVMLAEALALEPSIDDYKIVLVTDRVDLDDQIYKTFRHCGTQPVQARTGKHLGGLLMNDKAQIITAVIDKFELAVGKAGVRNEHPNIFVLVDESHRGHFGEMHAKMKLALPNACFIGFTGTPVMRKDRNTIQRFGGLIDAYTLEQAVQDKAVVPLLYEGRHVDQKVDTEAVDDWFERITERLTDRQKGDLKRKFSSSDQLNKAEQKVMRIAWDVSEHDADNWRSTPYQAQLVAQGKATALLYKRFVDEFGMVTSEVLISGPDDREGETDVHEESRDLVKVFRKRMMAKYGSEKEYNRQIISAFKNAETPEIIIVVDKLLTGFDAPRNTVLYFLTSCPRPFLRPVTAEWYSAWTRSRKQPGFRPPVSALPDGARTLLRVRLRLYSALRCGGDSAVFSCWRL, from the coding sequence TTGCTCCTTGCCGTCTCGAAGAACGAAGCCAATTACGCCACGGTGGGAACTCCACCCAAGTTCTGGTCGGCATGGAAGAAAGACTTCGGTGAGAGGGATCTGGCCGACCTGAACGAGAAGGTGAATCTCCCGCTCAGCGAAAGGCAGATCGACAGAATCTGCGCTTCCCGGGACCTCGGGCGAGAGCACGTGGCGAGCTACGGCCGCCTGGAACGCCAAGTGACGCCGCAGGACAGGGCGCTCTACTCACTGTGCCGCAGAGAGCGGCTTCTGGAACTGGTCCATGGTTCCATGGTCTTCGACGCAGGAGAGAAAAAGGTCGCCCGGTACCAGCAGTATTTCTGCGTCAGGAAGATCCTCGACCGGGTGCGGCGAACCCGGCGGGACGGATCCCGCCAAGGGGGGATCGTTTGGCATACCCAGGGCAGCGGTAAAAGCCTGACCATGGTGATGTTGGCCGAGGCATTGGCCCTGGAACCAAGCATCGACGACTACAAGATCGTATTGGTGACCGACCGCGTCGATCTCGACGACCAGATCTACAAGACCTTCCGCCACTGCGGCACCCAGCCCGTCCAGGCGAGAACCGGCAAACACCTGGGTGGGCTGCTCATGAACGACAAGGCTCAGATCATCACCGCGGTGATCGACAAGTTCGAGCTGGCGGTCGGCAAAGCCGGCGTGCGCAATGAACATCCAAACATCTTCGTCCTGGTGGACGAGAGCCACCGGGGGCATTTCGGGGAGATGCACGCCAAGATGAAGCTGGCGCTCCCCAACGCCTGTTTCATCGGCTTCACCGGCACGCCGGTCATGCGGAAGGACCGGAACACGATCCAACGATTCGGAGGTTTGATCGACGCCTACACCTTGGAGCAGGCGGTGCAGGACAAGGCTGTGGTTCCGCTGCTCTACGAAGGCCGGCACGTCGATCAGAAGGTCGACACCGAGGCGGTCGATGACTGGTTCGAGCGTATCACGGAGCGTCTCACCGACCGGCAGAAAGGAGACCTGAAGCGGAAGTTCTCGTCCAGCGACCAGTTGAACAAGGCCGAGCAGAAGGTCATGCGAATCGCCTGGGACGTCAGTGAGCATGATGCCGACAACTGGCGCTCCACTCCCTACCAGGCCCAACTCGTCGCGCAGGGCAAGGCTACGGCGCTCCTGTACAAGCGGTTCGTCGACGAGTTCGGCATGGTCACCAGCGAGGTGCTGATCTCCGGACCGGATGATCGAGAGGGGGAAACGGACGTCCACGAAGAGTCCAGGGACCTGGTCAAGGTTTTCCGGAAAAGGATGATGGCGAAATATGGCAGCGAGAAGGAGTACAACCGCCAGATCATCAGCGCCTTCAAGAATGCCGAGACGCCCGAGATCATCATCGTCGTCGACAAGTTGCTGACAGGCTTCGATGCGCCGCGCAACACCGTCCTCTACTTCCTCACAAGCTGCCCTCGTCCGTTTCTTCGTCCCGTTACCGCCGAATGGTACTCCGCTTGGACACGGTCACGGAAGCAACCCGGATTCAGGCCGCCCGTATCAGCTCTTCCGGACGGCGCCAGAACCTTATTGCGAGTGAGATTGCGGCTATACTCGGCCCTAAGGTGCGGTGGAGACTCGGCTGTTTTTTCCTGCTGGCGGCTATGA
- a CDS encoding DUF1080 domain-containing protein, producing the protein MTAGANASDKEEWVQLFNGRNLDGWVPKVRGHETGVNFGNTFRVTDGVMQVGYETYEGPFDARFGHIFYERPFSYYILVVEYRFVGQQAKGGPEWALRNSGIMMHSPAPETMGRNQDFPISIEVQLLGGDGERERTTMNLCTPGTNVVINGKLETRHCIKSRSKTYHGEQWVRAEVMVLGSSVIRHIAEGEVVLEYEMPQIGGGAVDGHDPAFKRDGELLESGYISLQSESHPIEFRKVELLNLAGCMDPDASNYKSYYVKSEPDTCRY; encoded by the coding sequence ATGACTGCGGGAGCGAATGCCAGCGACAAGGAGGAGTGGGTCCAACTCTTCAACGGCAGGAACCTGGACGGCTGGGTCCCCAAGGTTCGCGGCCACGAGACGGGAGTCAATTTCGGAAACACCTTCCGTGTCACGGACGGGGTGATGCAGGTCGGCTACGAGACGTACGAAGGTCCCTTTGACGCACGATTCGGCCACATCTTCTACGAGCGTCCGTTCTCCTACTACATTCTCGTCGTGGAATACCGGTTTGTGGGCCAACAGGCAAAGGGCGGTCCGGAATGGGCCCTTCGCAACAGCGGCATCATGATGCACTCGCCGGCCCCGGAGACAATGGGCCGCAACCAGGACTTCCCGATCTCCATCGAAGTTCAACTGTTGGGGGGAGACGGGGAACGGGAGCGGACCACCATGAACCTCTGCACACCGGGGACGAACGTGGTGATCAACGGCAAACTCGAGACGAGGCACTGCATCAAGTCCCGGTCGAAGACCTATCACGGGGAGCAATGGGTCCGGGCTGAGGTGATGGTGCTGGGCAGCTCCGTGATCCGGCACATCGCCGAGGGAGAGGTCGTCCTGGAGTACGAGATGCCGCAGATCGGCGGCGGGGCCGTCGACGGTCACGACCCGGCATTCAAGCGGGACGGCGAACTGCTCGAGAGCGGCTACATCTCATTGCAGAGCGAGAGCCACCCCATCGAGTTCCGCAAGGTCGAGTTGCTGAACCTGGCGGGATGCATGGATCCGGACGCGTCGAACTACAAGAGCTACTACGTCAAGTCCGAGCCGGATACCTGCCGATACTAG
- a CDS encoding Fic family protein produces MKRVCPISGELAEIVESNDEVIVEQAKLGRYILDAGAHSALSSDTVTRTRMARWIAESHSLGINIPRLTVEHVHFFQRLTDLEARISNWRDRRHEVKSTDDERLWKKLRLEWNYNSNHIEGNPLTYHETELLLMFGRTAGGHPLRDYAEMKAHDVAIDHTRRLAQGERLLGEGDIRDLNQILLKEPFWQTAETPDGQPTRKRIVPGQYKTQPNHVRTATGELHRFAEPEDTPARMAEWTRKFHRDLARHAYPLPMFLAESHWRFLRIHPFDDGNGRTARLLANYALLRRDLPPIVIRSREKDHYIGALQNADVDRRLPLADFMLRNLLRSIDLAIRAAKGKSIREPEDMVKEIGIFVRRKKGPDPNKSDLDMLDDVFLMHVNPVIQTLDSRFESLSPLFRRYYALSYLSQGSNSVQSGNLFERENWENTKQSHIVIPGFSLINEQELTLKQEYRFQEYTGTGDTRFDLTRSVTWKLGSEGFLFEITTNRAGPAAISQRIAYSELEGQTTAMEPTIDQICRSMMNEIDGRSKGLIQ; encoded by the coding sequence ATGAAGCGTGTCTGTCCAATTTCAGGAGAACTGGCAGAGATCGTCGAGTCCAATGACGAGGTCATCGTCGAGCAGGCGAAACTTGGACGGTACATCCTGGACGCGGGTGCACACTCGGCACTTTCGTCTGACACCGTAACAAGAACGCGCATGGCCAGGTGGATCGCGGAATCCCACTCGCTCGGCATCAATATCCCACGACTCACCGTCGAGCACGTTCATTTCTTCCAACGTCTCACGGATCTGGAGGCACGGATTTCGAATTGGCGCGACCGGCGCCACGAGGTGAAATCAACAGATGACGAACGTCTTTGGAAGAAGCTGAGGCTCGAATGGAACTACAACAGCAACCACATCGAGGGGAACCCCCTCACCTATCACGAAACTGAATTGCTACTCATGTTCGGCCGCACGGCTGGAGGACACCCGTTACGGGATTACGCGGAGATGAAAGCGCACGACGTGGCCATCGACCACACCCGGCGACTCGCACAAGGGGAGCGGCTTCTGGGCGAGGGCGATATACGGGATCTAAACCAGATTCTGCTCAAGGAGCCGTTCTGGCAAACGGCTGAAACACCGGACGGCCAGCCGACGCGAAAGCGCATCGTTCCGGGTCAATACAAGACACAACCAAACCATGTCCGAACCGCCACAGGTGAACTGCATCGATTCGCGGAACCTGAGGACACGCCTGCCCGGATGGCCGAATGGACCCGTAAATTCCACCGGGACCTGGCGCGGCACGCGTACCCATTGCCCATGTTCCTCGCCGAATCACACTGGCGCTTCTTGCGCATTCATCCATTCGACGACGGCAATGGGCGCACGGCGCGGTTGCTCGCCAACTACGCACTGCTTCGGAGAGACCTTCCGCCCATCGTCATCAGAAGCCGAGAAAAAGACCACTACATAGGTGCACTTCAAAACGCCGATGTGGATCGAAGGCTACCACTCGCCGACTTCATGCTGCGGAACCTCTTGAGATCTATTGATCTTGCCATTCGAGCCGCGAAGGGGAAATCGATCCGCGAACCCGAGGACATGGTCAAGGAAATCGGCATCTTTGTGCGAAGAAAAAAGGGACCCGACCCGAACAAGTCCGATCTCGACATGCTCGATGACGTTTTTCTGATGCACGTGAATCCAGTCATTCAAACGTTGGACAGTCGATTTGAATCCTTGTCCCCGCTGTTTAGACGGTATTACGCGCTCTCATACCTGTCACAGGGATCGAACTCGGTTCAATCCGGCAATCTGTTCGAGAGGGAGAATTGGGAAAACACCAAGCAGTCCCACATCGTGATCCCAGGATTCAGCCTAATCAATGAGCAGGAACTCACGCTCAAGCAAGAATATCGCTTCCAGGAATACACCGGAACCGGGGACACCCGTTTCGACTTGACACGATCCGTGACCTGGAAACTGGGCTCCGAAGGATTCCTGTTTGAGATAACGACCAACAGAGCAGGCCCCGCGGCAATAAGCCAACGGATCGCATACTCGGAACTCGAAGGCCAAACCACAGCAATGGAGCCGACGATCGACCAGATTTGCCGAAGCATGATGAATGAAATCGATGGCCGGTCGAAGGGACTGATTCAGTAG
- a CDS encoding ABC transporter ATP-binding protein has protein sequence MDQTDLPPDHQLTVSVDNLTFSYGSNRVLHGLSFALGKGDVVGLLGPNGAGKSTTIKVLTGILPPDEGSVRVAGYSMPGEVVEAKKRIGYVPEAAALFESLSGQEFLELMGRLQEVPEELLQFRIARFLEQFDLAGVRLRRLDGYSKGMRQKVLLSAALLHNPDVLMLDEPLSGLDVNAGLMVRDLIAALAAEGKTVLYSSHVLDVVERVCDRALIIHEGRLIADGSLESLKVSTRKGRLEDVFRQLTDEEGTVSGVSEIIEALRS, from the coding sequence ATGGATCAAACAGATCTCCCCCCTGACCATCAGTTGACCGTCTCCGTAGACAATCTGACGTTCAGCTACGGGAGCAACCGGGTCCTGCACGGGTTGTCGTTCGCCCTGGGCAAAGGCGACGTGGTGGGGCTGCTGGGACCCAACGGCGCGGGGAAGAGCACGACCATCAAGGTCCTGACCGGGATCCTGCCACCGGACGAAGGATCGGTTCGCGTCGCCGGTTATTCCATGCCGGGCGAGGTTGTGGAGGCCAAGAAACGGATCGGGTACGTACCCGAAGCCGCGGCGCTTTTCGAAAGCCTCTCGGGACAGGAATTCCTGGAGCTCATGGGCCGCCTGCAGGAAGTGCCGGAAGAGCTGCTTCAATTCCGAATCGCCCGATTCCTCGAGCAATTCGACTTGGCCGGAGTCCGCCTCCGGCGTCTGGACGGCTACTCCAAGGGGATGCGCCAGAAGGTGCTCCTGAGCGCGGCCCTCCTTCACAATCCCGACGTTTTGATGCTGGACGAACCCCTCTCCGGCTTGGACGTCAACGCCGGACTCATGGTTCGGGACCTCATCGCCGCCCTGGCCGCGGAGGGCAAGACCGTACTCTACAGCTCGCACGTCCTGGACGTGGTGGAGCGGGTGTGCGACCGCGCCTTGATCATCCACGAAGGCCGCCTCATCGCGGACGGGTCGCTGGAATCACTGAAGGTTTCCACCCGGAAGGGCCGTCTCGAAGACGTTTTTCGCCAACTGACCGATGAGGAAGGGACGGTGAGCGGCGTTTCGGAAATCATCGAGGCTCTCCGGTCATGA
- a CDS encoding mandelate racemase/muconate lactonizing enzyme family protein — translation MKITEVNVQCYSWPRPRPISNGKYTYATVRLNLVRVHTDDGLYGVGWAGGPGLSAPMTVALVEHFKEALIGEDPFNYRRIWENMWLPKVVGRRGLTTWIISAVDIALWDLMGKALGMPVHKLLGGFCDRIPTYVAGGYYEEGKGLRELAREMEENLELGARAVKMKIGGVEINQDVERVRVVRETIGPDVKLMVDANNAYVAYQAVEIARKMEPYDVFWFEEPVAPDDYEGHARVARASSIPVATGENEYTRYGFRDLIQHGSASILNADAQILGGITEFMNVASLASAHDLHIAPHGAQEVHIHLVAAIPNGLILEFYRETVNPLHGQIFEESLTLDEDGCVSVPQTPGLGMEPNWEVLEPYRVA, via the coding sequence ATGAAGATCACCGAGGTGAACGTTCAGTGCTATTCCTGGCCCCGTCCCCGGCCCATCAGCAACGGGAAATACACCTATGCCACGGTTCGGCTGAACCTGGTCCGCGTGCATACCGACGACGGGCTCTACGGTGTGGGTTGGGCGGGCGGTCCCGGCTTGTCGGCTCCCATGACCGTCGCGCTGGTGGAACATTTCAAGGAAGCCCTGATCGGAGAGGATCCGTTCAATTACCGCCGGATCTGGGAGAACATGTGGCTGCCCAAGGTGGTGGGCCGCCGGGGTCTGACCACCTGGATCATCAGCGCCGTGGACATCGCGCTCTGGGACCTGATGGGAAAGGCCCTCGGGATGCCGGTTCACAAGCTGCTGGGGGGTTTTTGCGACCGGATTCCCACCTATGTCGCCGGCGGTTACTACGAGGAGGGAAAGGGCCTCCGCGAGTTGGCCCGGGAAATGGAGGAGAACCTGGAGTTGGGCGCCCGGGCGGTGAAGATGAAGATCGGCGGAGTGGAGATCAACCAGGACGTGGAGCGGGTTCGGGTCGTGCGCGAGACCATCGGACCCGACGTGAAGTTGATGGTCGATGCCAACAACGCCTACGTGGCCTACCAGGCCGTCGAGATCGCCAGGAAGATGGAACCCTACGACGTCTTCTGGTTCGAGGAGCCGGTGGCGCCGGACGACTACGAGGGGCACGCCCGGGTCGCCCGAGCCTCTTCCATTCCCGTGGCCACGGGGGAGAACGAATACACCCGTTACGGCTTCCGCGACCTGATCCAGCACGGTTCGGCGTCCATACTCAACGCCGACGCCCAGATCCTGGGCGGAATCACCGAATTCATGAACGTGGCCTCCCTGGCGTCGGCCCACGACCTGCACATCGCCCCCCACGGCGCCCAGGAGGTGCACATCCACCTGGTGGCCGCCATTCCCAACGGCCTGATCCTGGAGTTCTACCGCGAGACGGTGAACCCGTTGCACGGGCAGATTTTCGAGGAATCGCTGACCCTGGACGAGGACGGATGCGTGAGCGTTCCCCAGACCCCGGGACTGGGCATGGAGCCGAACTGGGAGGTGCTGGAACCGTACCGGGTGGCCTGA